Genomic window (Cyanobacteria bacterium GSL.Bin1):
CGCCTATTCTCCAGATTTACTAGGCTGTGTCTCCACAGGTACAACAATTGAGGAAGTGAAAGAGAATATGAAAGAAGCAATACAGTTTCATCTGGAAGGAATGAAAGAAGAGGGCTATGAAATTCCAATCCCAACAGCCAGCTCTTCATTTTTAGAAGTTGCTATCTAACGGAGATTTCGAGGAATTCTTTGGCTAGGGCGTTTGCGAAGCATAGGCTTAGCCTAATCGCGGCTTGAATCAAATCAATTCTATTGCATTGGAGAGCGCGA
Coding sequences:
- a CDS encoding type II toxin-antitoxin system HicB family antitoxin, with product MNRYLIVIEKTSAGYSAYSPDLLGCVSTGTTIEEVKENMKEAIQFHLEGMKEEGYEIPIPTASSSFLEVAI